A single genomic interval of Mangifera indica cultivar Alphonso chromosome 5, CATAS_Mindica_2.1, whole genome shotgun sequence harbors:
- the LOC123216643 gene encoding peptidyl-prolyl cis-trans isomerase CYP18-1, protein MSVTLHTNLGDIKCEIACDEVPKTAENFLALCASGYYDGTIFHRNIKGFMIQGGDPTGTGKGGNSIWGKKFNDEIRESLKHNARGILSMANSGPNTNGSQFFISYAKQPHLNGLYTVFGKVIHGFEVLDLMEKTPTGPGDRPLAEIRLNRVTIHANPLAG, encoded by the exons ATG TCAGTAACTCTTCACACAAATCTTGGTGACATCAAGTGCGAGATTGCTTGTGACGAGGTCCCCAAAACGGCAGAG AATTTTTTGGCACTATGTGCCAGTGGTTACTATGACGGGACAATATTTCACCGGAACATTAAAGGTTTTATGATTCAAGGTGGAGACCCGACTGGAACAGGCAAAGGTGGGAACAGCATATGGGGAAAGAAGTTTAATGATGAGATAAGAGAGTCTCTCAAG CACAATGCGAGAGGGATATTGTCAATGGCCAATAGTGGGCCTAATACTAATGGGAGCCAATTCTTCATAAGTTATGCAAAACAACCACATCTTAATGGATTGTACACTGTGTTTGGCAAAGTGATCCATGGTTTTGAAGTCCTTGATCTCATGGAAAAG ACTCCAACAGGACCAGGGGATCGGCCACTTGCAGAGATAAGACTTAACCGTGTGACTATACATGCTAATCCACTTGCTGGCTAG
- the LOC123216641 gene encoding uncharacterized protein LOC123216641 isoform X3, with protein sequence MSTHLPDKKLNIPPEQERSILSQFKILHLLDDFIRTFLGMNMLLTADEHCIGRLVEDTRFQIESNAVSANHCKIYRKRVATEAVEDLSNGYTTVFLKDTSTNGTYLNWDRLKKNVSEVKVHHGDIISFAAPPHHEIAFVFVYREVIRSSALMVSAIPKRKAEEFVSENKRLKGIGIGSPDGPLSLDDFRSLQRSNTELRKQLESQVVEIDTLRNENRALSEHHENEMKEMKDLVTKSYLDQLKELQHVLDIKQKELVDVSRISAEQKHAIEDLNERLSASMQSCTEANEIMKSQNVSIAELKEQLVQERDQRRVEREKSEADLKAAVQKVQSEAKEELKRLQDAALRRETEQQEVINKLQIIEKQSSLQVESLKLKLDETREKLVISDNKIRQLETQVCEEQLASASGKKRVEELELEIKRLIKELESEKQSAREEAWAKVSTLELEINGAMRDLDFERRRLKAARERIMLRETQLRAFYSTTAEIQVLFAKQQEQLKAMQRTLEDEENYENTSADIDLNGTNGNINGATIREKEPIMKTGCATSAQRFDRIQIVTSSDEASATERHDCDVRSQEEAQNTQEAEFTSADRSCKWGFGSDIDGVGTAPILEGDPIGTEQVLETESIGIDGARNIDLNKSGNLAGDTMQIEDEAHLHESDERIHRICQETFHDSQNNPPENQKALEDTEPGGTIRTADLLTSEVAGSWLCSTAPSVHGENESPRSRDNDEEGALGLHDSSAPFAESQCVPISKAGPTKLNRECQKLSEMIGIVAPQLKEQFSGAMDDDFDQGRRKQGSTSSSDTECCADSDDNNDRVDDKGGSTRGAETESSVQANEDKNDDDDAMDEDDDATQEESLG encoded by the exons ATGTCAACCCATCTGCCCGACAAAAAGCTAAAT ATACCACCAGAGCAGGAACGCTCAATATTGTCACAATTTAAGATACTCCATTTGCTGGACGACTTTATTAGAACATTTCTG GGTATGAATATGCTTTTGACTGCGGATGAACATTGCATTGGCCGTCTAGTAGAAGATACGCGTTTCCAGATTGAATCAAATGCAGTAAGTGCAAACCATTGTAAGATTTATAGGAAGAGAGTTGCAACTGAAGCTGTAGAAGATTTGTCTAACGGTTACACAACTGTCTTCTTGAAAGATACTAG CACAAATGGAACTTATCTCAACTGGGACAGATTGAAGAAAAATGTCTCGGAAGTCAAGGTCCATCATGGAGATATTATATCATTTGCTGCCCCGCCACATCAtg AAATTGCATTTGTGTTTGTATATCGAGAAGTCATTAGATCCTCTGCCTTGATGGTCAGTGCCATTCCAAAGAGGAAAGCAG AGGAATTTGTTTCTGAAAATAAAAGGCTTAAAGGTATCGGAATCGGTTCTCCTGATGGTCCTCTATCTCTTGACGATTTTCGAAGTCTTCAACGATCAAACACg GAGTTAAGGAAGCAATTGGAAAGTCAGGTCGTTGAAATTGATACATTGCGCAATGAGAACCGTGCACTTAGTGAGCATCATGAAAAT GAAATGAaggaaatgaaagatttggttACCAAATCATACCTTGATCAACTCAAAGAGTTACAACATGTTTTAGACATTAAGCAGAAAGAGCTGGTGGATGTCAGTCGAATATCAGCTGAACAGAAACATGCTATAGAAGATCTAAATGAAAGACTTAGTGCTTCCATGCAATCATGCACTGAAGCAAATGAAATAATGAAGAG TCAGAATGTATCTATAGCTGAACTCAAGGAGCAACTAGTTCAAGAACGAGATCAGAGAAGAGTCGAACGAGAGAAGTCTGAAGCTGATTTAAAAGCAGCAGTGCAGAAAGTTCAGTCAGAGGCTAAAGAAGAGTTAAAACGACTCCAAGATGCTGCTCTAAGACGAGAAACTGAGCAGCAAGAAGTAATTAACAAGCTTCAA ATAATAGAGAAACAGAGCTCTTTGCAAGTTGAAAGTTTGAAGCTTAAATTG GATGAGACTAGGGAAAAGTTGGTTATCTCTGATAATAAAATCCGCCAGCTGGAAACTCAAGTTTGTGAAGAACAACTGGCCTCTGCAAGTGGGAAAAAA AGAGTAGAAGAACTTGAGCTTGAAATTAAACGGTTGATCAAAGAGCTTGAGAGTGAAAAG CAGTCTGCACGAGAAGAAGCATGGGCTAAAGTTTCTACCCTTGAACTTGAAATAAACGGTGCAATGCGTGATCTTGATTTTGAGAGACGGAGACTAAAAGCTGCAAGGGAAAGAATTATGCTTCG GGAAACTCAGTTACGGGCATTTTATTCCACAACTGCAGAGATTCAAGTTTTGTTCGCAAAGCAACAGGAACAACTAAAGGCCATGCAGAGGACTTTGGAAGATGAGGAAAATTATGAGAACACCTCTGCTGATATTGACCTCAATGGAACTAATGGCAACATTAATGGAGCTACAATCAGAGAAAAAGAACCAATTATGAAGACTGGCTGTGCTACTTCAGCCCAGAGGTTTGATAGAATTCAAATTGTTACTTCTAGTGATGAAGCAAGTGCTACTGAGAGGCATGACTGTGACGTCAGAAGTCAGGAAGAAGCCCAAAATACTCAAGAAGCGGAATTTACAAGTGCTGACCGCTCTTGTAAGTGGGGCTTTGGTTCTGATATTGATGGTGTTGGCACAGCACCTATATTGGAGGGAGATCCCATTGGAACTGAGCAAGTTCTTGAAACTGAAAGCATTGGAATTGATGGTGCACGAAACATTGATTTGAACAAATCTGGAAATTTAGCCGGGGATACAATGCAGATTGAGGATGAAGCCCATCTACATGAAAGTGATGAGCGGATTCACCGAATCTGTCAGGAGACATTTCACGACTCCCAAAATAATCCTCCTGAGAATCAAAAAGCCCTTGAGGATACAGAACCTGGAGGAACAATCAGAACAGCTGACCTTCTAACATCTGAAGTAGCTGGTAGCTGGCTTTGCAGCACTGCTCCTTCAGTGCATGGAGAGAATGAATCTCCTAGAAGTAGAGACAACGATGAGGAAGGTGCCTTAGGTCTACATGATTCCAGTGCTCCATTTGCAGAAAGTCAATGTGTGCCAATTTCGAAGGCTGGTCCTACCAAATTGAATCGTGAATGTCAAAAATTAAGTGAGATGATTGGAATAGTTGCTCCTCAATTGAAGGAGCAGTTTAGTGGTGCTatggatgatgattttgatCAAGGGAGAAGAAAACAAGGTTCCACTTCCAGTTCAGATACTGAATGCTGTGCTGACagtgatgataataatgatagAGTGGATGATAAAGGTGGATCCACTCGGGGTGCAGAAACTGAAAGTAGTGTTCAAGCTAATGAGGATAAAAATGATGACGATGATGCaatggatgaagatgatgatgctACCCAGGAAGAGTCTCTTGGATAG
- the LOC123216641 gene encoding uncharacterized protein LOC123216641 isoform X2, with amino-acid sequence MDVNEDNHNRETLTVPKPSPSPSPINNVSQTSCSHPHQNPNDTSPKKPLSPKDFVISVAANYASQPLQNYDPNVWAVLTAISNNARKRQQGMNMLLTADEHCIGRLVEDTRFQIESNAVSANHCKIYRKRVATEAVEDLSNGYTTVFLKDTSTNGTYLNWDRLKKNVSEVKVHHGDIISFAAPPHHEIAFVFVYREVIRSSALMVSAIPKRKAEEFVSENKRLKGIGIGSPDGPLSLDDFRSLQRSNTELRKQLESQVVEIDTLRNENRALSEHHENEMKEMKDLVTKSYLDQLKELQHVLDIKQKELVDVSRISAEQKHAIEDLNERLSASMQSCTEANEIMKSQNVSIAELKEQLVQERDQRRVEREKSEADLKAAVQKVQSEAKEELKRLQDAALRRETEQQEVINKLQIIEKQSSLQVESLKLKLDETREKLVISDNKIRQLETQVCEEQLASASGKKRVEELELEIKRLIKELESEKSAREEAWAKVSTLELEINGAMRDLDFERRRLKAARERIMLRETQLRAFYSTTAEIQVLFAKQQEQLKAMQRTLEDEENYENTSADIDLNGTNGNINGATIREKEPIMKTGCATSAQRFDRIQIVTSSDEASATERHDCDVRSQEEAQNTQEAEFTSADRSCKWGFGSDIDGVGTAPILEGDPIGTEQVLETESIGIDGARNIDLNKSGNLAGDTMQIEDEAHLHESDERIHRICQETFHDSQNNPPENQKALEDTEPGGTIRTADLLTSEVAGSWLCSTAPSVHGENESPRSRDNDEEGALGLHDSSAPFAESQCVPISKAGPTKLNRECQKLSEMIGIVAPQLKEQFSGAMDDDFDQGRRKQGSTSSSDTECCADSDDNNDRVDDKGGSTRGAETESSVQANEDKNDDDDAMDEDDDATQEESLG; translated from the exons ATGGACGTCAATGAAGATAACCATAACCGGGAAACCCTAACAGTTCCAAAACCTAGCCCTAGTCCAAGCCCCATTAATAATGTCTCACAAACCAGTTGCTCACACCCTCATCAGAACCCTAATGACACTTCTCCCAAGAAGCCGCTCAGCCCTAAAGATTTCGTCATTTCAGTTGCCGCCAATTACGCCTCTCAGCCTCTACAAAATTACGACCCCAATGTCTGGGCAGTACTCACTGCAATTTCTAACAATGCCCGTAAACGCCAACAA GGTATGAATATGCTTTTGACTGCGGATGAACATTGCATTGGCCGTCTAGTAGAAGATACGCGTTTCCAGATTGAATCAAATGCAGTAAGTGCAAACCATTGTAAGATTTATAGGAAGAGAGTTGCAACTGAAGCTGTAGAAGATTTGTCTAACGGTTACACAACTGTCTTCTTGAAAGATACTAG CACAAATGGAACTTATCTCAACTGGGACAGATTGAAGAAAAATGTCTCGGAAGTCAAGGTCCATCATGGAGATATTATATCATTTGCTGCCCCGCCACATCAtg AAATTGCATTTGTGTTTGTATATCGAGAAGTCATTAGATCCTCTGCCTTGATGGTCAGTGCCATTCCAAAGAGGAAAGCAG AGGAATTTGTTTCTGAAAATAAAAGGCTTAAAGGTATCGGAATCGGTTCTCCTGATGGTCCTCTATCTCTTGACGATTTTCGAAGTCTTCAACGATCAAACACg GAGTTAAGGAAGCAATTGGAAAGTCAGGTCGTTGAAATTGATACATTGCGCAATGAGAACCGTGCACTTAGTGAGCATCATGAAAAT GAAATGAaggaaatgaaagatttggttACCAAATCATACCTTGATCAACTCAAAGAGTTACAACATGTTTTAGACATTAAGCAGAAAGAGCTGGTGGATGTCAGTCGAATATCAGCTGAACAGAAACATGCTATAGAAGATCTAAATGAAAGACTTAGTGCTTCCATGCAATCATGCACTGAAGCAAATGAAATAATGAAGAG TCAGAATGTATCTATAGCTGAACTCAAGGAGCAACTAGTTCAAGAACGAGATCAGAGAAGAGTCGAACGAGAGAAGTCTGAAGCTGATTTAAAAGCAGCAGTGCAGAAAGTTCAGTCAGAGGCTAAAGAAGAGTTAAAACGACTCCAAGATGCTGCTCTAAGACGAGAAACTGAGCAGCAAGAAGTAATTAACAAGCTTCAA ATAATAGAGAAACAGAGCTCTTTGCAAGTTGAAAGTTTGAAGCTTAAATTG GATGAGACTAGGGAAAAGTTGGTTATCTCTGATAATAAAATCCGCCAGCTGGAAACTCAAGTTTGTGAAGAACAACTGGCCTCTGCAAGTGGGAAAAAA AGAGTAGAAGAACTTGAGCTTGAAATTAAACGGTTGATCAAAGAGCTTGAGAGTGAAAAG TCTGCACGAGAAGAAGCATGGGCTAAAGTTTCTACCCTTGAACTTGAAATAAACGGTGCAATGCGTGATCTTGATTTTGAGAGACGGAGACTAAAAGCTGCAAGGGAAAGAATTATGCTTCG GGAAACTCAGTTACGGGCATTTTATTCCACAACTGCAGAGATTCAAGTTTTGTTCGCAAAGCAACAGGAACAACTAAAGGCCATGCAGAGGACTTTGGAAGATGAGGAAAATTATGAGAACACCTCTGCTGATATTGACCTCAATGGAACTAATGGCAACATTAATGGAGCTACAATCAGAGAAAAAGAACCAATTATGAAGACTGGCTGTGCTACTTCAGCCCAGAGGTTTGATAGAATTCAAATTGTTACTTCTAGTGATGAAGCAAGTGCTACTGAGAGGCATGACTGTGACGTCAGAAGTCAGGAAGAAGCCCAAAATACTCAAGAAGCGGAATTTACAAGTGCTGACCGCTCTTGTAAGTGGGGCTTTGGTTCTGATATTGATGGTGTTGGCACAGCACCTATATTGGAGGGAGATCCCATTGGAACTGAGCAAGTTCTTGAAACTGAAAGCATTGGAATTGATGGTGCACGAAACATTGATTTGAACAAATCTGGAAATTTAGCCGGGGATACAATGCAGATTGAGGATGAAGCCCATCTACATGAAAGTGATGAGCGGATTCACCGAATCTGTCAGGAGACATTTCACGACTCCCAAAATAATCCTCCTGAGAATCAAAAAGCCCTTGAGGATACAGAACCTGGAGGAACAATCAGAACAGCTGACCTTCTAACATCTGAAGTAGCTGGTAGCTGGCTTTGCAGCACTGCTCCTTCAGTGCATGGAGAGAATGAATCTCCTAGAAGTAGAGACAACGATGAGGAAGGTGCCTTAGGTCTACATGATTCCAGTGCTCCATTTGCAGAAAGTCAATGTGTGCCAATTTCGAAGGCTGGTCCTACCAAATTGAATCGTGAATGTCAAAAATTAAGTGAGATGATTGGAATAGTTGCTCCTCAATTGAAGGAGCAGTTTAGTGGTGCTatggatgatgattttgatCAAGGGAGAAGAAAACAAGGTTCCACTTCCAGTTCAGATACTGAATGCTGTGCTGACagtgatgataataatgatagAGTGGATGATAAAGGTGGATCCACTCGGGGTGCAGAAACTGAAAGTAGTGTTCAAGCTAATGAGGATAAAAATGATGACGATGATGCaatggatgaagatgatgatgctACCCAGGAAGAGTCTCTTGGATAG
- the LOC123216641 gene encoding uncharacterized protein LOC123216641 isoform X1 → MDVNEDNHNRETLTVPKPSPSPSPINNVSQTSCSHPHQNPNDTSPKKPLSPKDFVISVAANYASQPLQNYDPNVWAVLTAISNNARKRQQGMNMLLTADEHCIGRLVEDTRFQIESNAVSANHCKIYRKRVATEAVEDLSNGYTTVFLKDTSTNGTYLNWDRLKKNVSEVKVHHGDIISFAAPPHHEIAFVFVYREVIRSSALMVSAIPKRKAEEFVSENKRLKGIGIGSPDGPLSLDDFRSLQRSNTELRKQLESQVVEIDTLRNENRALSEHHENEMKEMKDLVTKSYLDQLKELQHVLDIKQKELVDVSRISAEQKHAIEDLNERLSASMQSCTEANEIMKSQNVSIAELKEQLVQERDQRRVEREKSEADLKAAVQKVQSEAKEELKRLQDAALRRETEQQEVINKLQIIEKQSSLQVESLKLKLDETREKLVISDNKIRQLETQVCEEQLASASGKKRVEELELEIKRLIKELESEKQSAREEAWAKVSTLELEINGAMRDLDFERRRLKAARERIMLRETQLRAFYSTTAEIQVLFAKQQEQLKAMQRTLEDEENYENTSADIDLNGTNGNINGATIREKEPIMKTGCATSAQRFDRIQIVTSSDEASATERHDCDVRSQEEAQNTQEAEFTSADRSCKWGFGSDIDGVGTAPILEGDPIGTEQVLETESIGIDGARNIDLNKSGNLAGDTMQIEDEAHLHESDERIHRICQETFHDSQNNPPENQKALEDTEPGGTIRTADLLTSEVAGSWLCSTAPSVHGENESPRSRDNDEEGALGLHDSSAPFAESQCVPISKAGPTKLNRECQKLSEMIGIVAPQLKEQFSGAMDDDFDQGRRKQGSTSSSDTECCADSDDNNDRVDDKGGSTRGAETESSVQANEDKNDDDDAMDEDDDATQEESLG, encoded by the exons ATGGACGTCAATGAAGATAACCATAACCGGGAAACCCTAACAGTTCCAAAACCTAGCCCTAGTCCAAGCCCCATTAATAATGTCTCACAAACCAGTTGCTCACACCCTCATCAGAACCCTAATGACACTTCTCCCAAGAAGCCGCTCAGCCCTAAAGATTTCGTCATTTCAGTTGCCGCCAATTACGCCTCTCAGCCTCTACAAAATTACGACCCCAATGTCTGGGCAGTACTCACTGCAATTTCTAACAATGCCCGTAAACGCCAACAA GGTATGAATATGCTTTTGACTGCGGATGAACATTGCATTGGCCGTCTAGTAGAAGATACGCGTTTCCAGATTGAATCAAATGCAGTAAGTGCAAACCATTGTAAGATTTATAGGAAGAGAGTTGCAACTGAAGCTGTAGAAGATTTGTCTAACGGTTACACAACTGTCTTCTTGAAAGATACTAG CACAAATGGAACTTATCTCAACTGGGACAGATTGAAGAAAAATGTCTCGGAAGTCAAGGTCCATCATGGAGATATTATATCATTTGCTGCCCCGCCACATCAtg AAATTGCATTTGTGTTTGTATATCGAGAAGTCATTAGATCCTCTGCCTTGATGGTCAGTGCCATTCCAAAGAGGAAAGCAG AGGAATTTGTTTCTGAAAATAAAAGGCTTAAAGGTATCGGAATCGGTTCTCCTGATGGTCCTCTATCTCTTGACGATTTTCGAAGTCTTCAACGATCAAACACg GAGTTAAGGAAGCAATTGGAAAGTCAGGTCGTTGAAATTGATACATTGCGCAATGAGAACCGTGCACTTAGTGAGCATCATGAAAAT GAAATGAaggaaatgaaagatttggttACCAAATCATACCTTGATCAACTCAAAGAGTTACAACATGTTTTAGACATTAAGCAGAAAGAGCTGGTGGATGTCAGTCGAATATCAGCTGAACAGAAACATGCTATAGAAGATCTAAATGAAAGACTTAGTGCTTCCATGCAATCATGCACTGAAGCAAATGAAATAATGAAGAG TCAGAATGTATCTATAGCTGAACTCAAGGAGCAACTAGTTCAAGAACGAGATCAGAGAAGAGTCGAACGAGAGAAGTCTGAAGCTGATTTAAAAGCAGCAGTGCAGAAAGTTCAGTCAGAGGCTAAAGAAGAGTTAAAACGACTCCAAGATGCTGCTCTAAGACGAGAAACTGAGCAGCAAGAAGTAATTAACAAGCTTCAA ATAATAGAGAAACAGAGCTCTTTGCAAGTTGAAAGTTTGAAGCTTAAATTG GATGAGACTAGGGAAAAGTTGGTTATCTCTGATAATAAAATCCGCCAGCTGGAAACTCAAGTTTGTGAAGAACAACTGGCCTCTGCAAGTGGGAAAAAA AGAGTAGAAGAACTTGAGCTTGAAATTAAACGGTTGATCAAAGAGCTTGAGAGTGAAAAG CAGTCTGCACGAGAAGAAGCATGGGCTAAAGTTTCTACCCTTGAACTTGAAATAAACGGTGCAATGCGTGATCTTGATTTTGAGAGACGGAGACTAAAAGCTGCAAGGGAAAGAATTATGCTTCG GGAAACTCAGTTACGGGCATTTTATTCCACAACTGCAGAGATTCAAGTTTTGTTCGCAAAGCAACAGGAACAACTAAAGGCCATGCAGAGGACTTTGGAAGATGAGGAAAATTATGAGAACACCTCTGCTGATATTGACCTCAATGGAACTAATGGCAACATTAATGGAGCTACAATCAGAGAAAAAGAACCAATTATGAAGACTGGCTGTGCTACTTCAGCCCAGAGGTTTGATAGAATTCAAATTGTTACTTCTAGTGATGAAGCAAGTGCTACTGAGAGGCATGACTGTGACGTCAGAAGTCAGGAAGAAGCCCAAAATACTCAAGAAGCGGAATTTACAAGTGCTGACCGCTCTTGTAAGTGGGGCTTTGGTTCTGATATTGATGGTGTTGGCACAGCACCTATATTGGAGGGAGATCCCATTGGAACTGAGCAAGTTCTTGAAACTGAAAGCATTGGAATTGATGGTGCACGAAACATTGATTTGAACAAATCTGGAAATTTAGCCGGGGATACAATGCAGATTGAGGATGAAGCCCATCTACATGAAAGTGATGAGCGGATTCACCGAATCTGTCAGGAGACATTTCACGACTCCCAAAATAATCCTCCTGAGAATCAAAAAGCCCTTGAGGATACAGAACCTGGAGGAACAATCAGAACAGCTGACCTTCTAACATCTGAAGTAGCTGGTAGCTGGCTTTGCAGCACTGCTCCTTCAGTGCATGGAGAGAATGAATCTCCTAGAAGTAGAGACAACGATGAGGAAGGTGCCTTAGGTCTACATGATTCCAGTGCTCCATTTGCAGAAAGTCAATGTGTGCCAATTTCGAAGGCTGGTCCTACCAAATTGAATCGTGAATGTCAAAAATTAAGTGAGATGATTGGAATAGTTGCTCCTCAATTGAAGGAGCAGTTTAGTGGTGCTatggatgatgattttgatCAAGGGAGAAGAAAACAAGGTTCCACTTCCAGTTCAGATACTGAATGCTGTGCTGACagtgatgataataatgatagAGTGGATGATAAAGGTGGATCCACTCGGGGTGCAGAAACTGAAAGTAGTGTTCAAGCTAATGAGGATAAAAATGATGACGATGATGCaatggatgaagatgatgatgctACCCAGGAAGAGTCTCTTGGATAG
- the LOC123217414 gene encoding protein LITTLE ZIPPER 2, which yields MCINSADLSSLMTTTTSTLLASRYGRPLKRCNLRVRRLNRRRRRRASKLDAKRKEKMGVRAEMELMNLKLYRENQIIIKQNEKLKKKALLLRQENQALLSQLQTKFASQPPSSLILLQHDD from the exons ATGTGCATCAACTCTGCAGACTTGAGTTCACTCATGACTACTACTACTTCAACGTTACTTGCTTCTCGCTATGGACGGCCATTGAAGCGATGCAACCTTCGAGTTCGCCGTCTAAACAG gaggaggagaagaagagcATCAAAATTAGATGcaaaaagaaaggagaagaTGGGTGTCAGGGCAGAGATGGAACTAATGAACCTGAAGCTTTACAGGGAGAATCAGATCATCATAAAACAAAACGAGAAGCTGAAAAAAAAGGCACTTCTTCTCCGGCAAGAGAACCAAGCCTTGTTATCTCAATTACAAACCAAGTTCGCCTCACAACCACCATCATCACTAATATTATTACAACACGATGACTGA